A single window of Achromobacter xylosoxidans DNA harbors:
- the secD gene encoding protein translocase subunit SecD has translation MNRYPLWKYITVLIAVLIGLLYTLPNFYGESPAVQVSSAKATIKVDPAMLSRVEQILTDAKIPNEGVYYEQNGTLGTVRARFTSTDLQLQARDLIDKSLNTVQGDPHYTVALNLLPASPTWMRALGWFAPKPMYLGLDLRGGVHFLLQVDMQGALTARYDSLAADVRSVLRDQKVNVAGVERSGMSVAASFANAQDRDRAISTLRSRLPDLEFTESEENGKLLLLGALNPAAVTRVQDSALKQNINTLHNRINELGVAEPVIQQQGSDRIVVQLPGVQDVAKAKELLGRTATLEIRMVDDSPAAQAALLGGSVPFGLERYSDRDGRPILVRRQVVLTGENLQDAQPGRDSQTQQAAVHLTLDSKGARIFRDVTRDNIGKRMAILLFENGKGEVVTAPVIRSEIAGGQVQISGSMSSEEAADTALLLRAGALAAPMSIIEERTIGPSLGADNISKGFHSTLYGFLAIAVFIIIYYHLFGVFSTVGLTLNVLLLLALLSMLQATLTLPGIAAIALTLGMAIDSNVLINERIREELRNGASPQQAIHHGFERAWGTILDSNLTTLIVGLALLAFGSGPIRGFAVVHCLGILTSMFSSVVGVRALANLWYGRKKKLTSISIGEVWKPKTN, from the coding sequence ATGAACCGCTATCCCCTCTGGAAGTACATTACGGTCCTGATTGCGGTCCTTATCGGCCTGCTGTATACGCTTCCCAATTTCTACGGCGAGTCGCCCGCCGTCCAGGTTTCCAGCGCCAAGGCCACCATCAAGGTGGATCCGGCCATGCTGAGCCGGGTCGAGCAGATCCTGACCGACGCCAAGATCCCCAATGAAGGGGTCTACTACGAACAGAACGGCACGCTCGGCACCGTGCGCGCCCGCTTCACCTCGACCGACCTGCAACTGCAGGCGCGCGACCTGATCGACAAATCCCTCAATACCGTCCAGGGCGACCCGCACTACACCGTGGCGCTGAACCTGCTGCCGGCCTCGCCCACCTGGATGCGCGCACTGGGCTGGTTCGCCCCCAAGCCCATGTACCTGGGCCTGGACCTGCGCGGCGGCGTGCACTTCCTGCTGCAAGTGGACATGCAGGGCGCCCTGACCGCCCGCTACGATTCGCTGGCCGCCGACGTGCGCTCGGTGCTGCGCGACCAGAAGGTCAACGTGGCCGGCGTCGAGCGCTCGGGCATGAGCGTGGCCGCCAGCTTCGCCAACGCGCAGGACCGCGACCGCGCCATCTCGACGCTGCGCAGCCGCCTGCCCGACCTGGAATTCACCGAAAGCGAAGAAAACGGCAAGCTGCTGCTGCTGGGCGCGCTGAACCCGGCCGCGGTCACCCGCGTGCAGGACTCGGCGCTCAAGCAGAACATCAACACGCTGCACAACCGGATCAACGAACTGGGCGTGGCCGAGCCGGTCATCCAGCAGCAGGGTTCGGACCGCATCGTGGTGCAGCTGCCCGGCGTGCAGGACGTGGCCAAGGCCAAGGAACTGCTGGGCCGCACCGCCACCCTCGAAATCCGCATGGTCGACGATTCGCCCGCCGCGCAGGCCGCGCTGCTGGGCGGCTCGGTGCCGTTCGGCCTGGAGCGCTACTCCGACCGCGACGGTCGCCCGATCCTGGTGCGCCGCCAGGTGGTCCTGACCGGTGAGAACCTGCAGGACGCCCAGCCCGGCCGCGATTCGCAGACCCAGCAGGCCGCCGTCCACCTGACGCTGGACTCCAAGGGCGCGCGCATCTTCCGCGACGTCACCCGCGACAACATCGGCAAGCGCATGGCCATCCTGCTGTTCGAGAACGGCAAGGGCGAAGTGGTCACGGCCCCGGTCATCCGCAGCGAAATCGCCGGCGGCCAGGTGCAGATCTCGGGCAGCATGAGCTCCGAGGAAGCCGCCGACACCGCCCTGCTGCTGCGCGCCGGCGCGCTGGCCGCGCCGATGTCGATCATCGAGGAACGCACCATCGGCCCGAGCCTGGGCGCCGACAACATCTCGAAGGGCTTCCATTCGACGCTGTACGGCTTCCTGGCCATCGCCGTCTTCATCATCATCTACTACCACCTGTTCGGCGTGTTCTCGACCGTCGGCCTGACCCTGAACGTGCTGCTGTTGCTGGCCCTGCTGTCGATGCTGCAGGCCACGCTGACGCTGCCGGGCATCGCGGCCATCGCGCTGACACTGGGCATGGCGATCGACTCGAACGTGCTGATCAACGAGCGGATACGCGAAGAACTGCGCAACGGGGCGTCGCCGCAACAGGCCATCCACCATGGCTTCGAGCGCGCCTGGGGCACGATTCTCGACTCCAACCTCACTACGCTGATTGTCGGCCTGGCCCTGCTGGCATTCGGTTCCGGCCCGATCCGCGGTTTCGCGGTGGTCCATTGCCTGGGCATCCTGACCTCGATGTTCTCGTCCGTCGTGGGCGTGCGCGCGCTGGCCAACCTCTGGTACGGCCGCAAGAAGAAGCTCACGTCGATCTCCATCGGCGAAGTCTGGAAGCCGAAGACCAACTGA
- the secF gene encoding protein translocase subunit SecF, which yields MEFFRIHRTIPFMRHALVLNIISLVTFVAAVFFILTRGFHLSIEFTGGTVMEVNYAQTAQLENVRGVVSKLGYTDFQVQNFGTSHDVMIRLPLQEGQTSATQSETVMAALKAADQGVELRRVEFVGPQVGQELLHNGLMALLVVVIGIMVYLGFRFEWKFAVAGVIANLHDVVIILGFFAFFQWEFSLSVLAGVLAVLGYSVNESVVIMDRIRENFRKYRKADVQEVINSAITQTISRTIITHGSTQMMVLAMLFFGGPTLHYFAMALTIGIWFGIYSSVFVAAALAMWMGVKREDLVKPVKKEGEEGEVA from the coding sequence ATGGAATTTTTCCGGATTCACCGCACCATCCCGTTCATGCGCCACGCGCTGGTGCTGAACATCATCAGCCTCGTCACCTTCGTGGCGGCGGTCTTCTTCATCCTCACGCGCGGCTTTCACCTGTCGATCGAATTCACCGGCGGCACGGTCATGGAAGTCAACTACGCCCAGACGGCGCAGCTTGAAAACGTGCGCGGCGTGGTCTCGAAGCTGGGCTACACCGACTTCCAGGTGCAGAACTTCGGCACCTCGCACGACGTCATGATCCGCCTGCCCCTGCAGGAAGGCCAAACTTCCGCCACCCAGAGCGAAACCGTCATGGCCGCGCTCAAGGCCGCCGACCAGGGCGTGGAACTGCGCCGCGTCGAGTTCGTCGGTCCGCAGGTGGGCCAGGAACTGCTGCACAACGGCCTGATGGCGCTGCTGGTGGTGGTCATCGGCATCATGGTCTACCTGGGCTTCCGCTTCGAATGGAAGTTCGCCGTGGCCGGCGTGATCGCCAACCTGCACGACGTGGTCATCATCCTGGGCTTCTTCGCCTTCTTCCAGTGGGAATTCTCGCTGTCGGTGCTGGCGGGCGTGCTGGCGGTGCTGGGCTACTCGGTGAACGAATCCGTGGTCATCATGGACCGGATCCGCGAGAACTTCCGCAAGTACCGCAAGGCGGACGTGCAGGAAGTCATCAACAGCGCCATCACGCAGACCATCTCGCGCACCATCATCACCCACGGCTCGACCCAGATGATGGTGCTGGCGATGCTGTTCTTCGGCGGCCCCACCCTGCACTACTTCGCCATGGCCCTGACCATCGGCATCTGGTTCGGCATCTACTCGTCGGTGTTCGTCGCCGCCGCGCTGGCCATGTGGATGGGCGTCAAGCGCGAAGACCTGGTCAAGCCGGTCAAGAAGGAAGGCGAGGAAGGCGAAGTCGCCTGA
- a CDS encoding type II toxin-antitoxin system RelE/ParE family toxin, which translates to MFIELPRPLYWEGSSKKDFQTFPLAVQKHLGMSLFIVQSGRRPAASKPWHGLGPGVFELVDDHRGDTFRAVYLIRIGNGVHVLHAFQKKSKSGVSTPRPDIALITRRLKQVQARYGPHKRQP; encoded by the coding sequence ATGTTTATCGAACTCCCTCGTCCCCTGTATTGGGAAGGTTCCTCGAAAAAAGACTTCCAGACCTTCCCGCTGGCCGTTCAGAAACACTTGGGGATGAGTCTGTTCATCGTGCAGTCGGGCCGGCGACCGGCCGCGTCCAAACCATGGCACGGACTGGGGCCGGGCGTGTTTGAACTGGTCGACGATCATCGGGGCGATACGTTCCGCGCCGTCTACCTGATACGCATCGGCAACGGCGTGCATGTACTGCATGCATTCCAGAAGAAGTCCAAATCGGGCGTTTCCACGCCGCGGCCCGACATTGCCCTGATCACCCGGCGGCTCAAACAGGTTCAGGCCCGCTATGGGCCCCACAAGAGACAACCATGA
- a CDS encoding helix-turn-helix domain-containing protein — protein sequence MTRTTGTLNVLHDLGFDDAADLTTQAQLAIKLNDLIDQRQLTQAQVAALTGMTQPKVSQIRRYQLQNISLERLLRALVALDQHVEIRVRKARQSDTAGISVAA from the coding sequence ATGACGCGTACTACCGGCACCCTGAATGTTCTGCATGACCTCGGCTTTGACGACGCCGCCGATCTGACCACCCAGGCGCAGCTCGCCATCAAGCTCAACGATCTGATCGACCAGCGCCAGCTCACCCAGGCCCAGGTTGCCGCCCTGACCGGCATGACCCAGCCCAAGGTCTCCCAGATCCGCCGCTACCAATTGCAGAACATCTCGCTGGAGCGGCTGCTGCGCGCCCTGGTCGCGCTGGACCAGCACGTGGAGATACGGGTACGCAAGGCAAGGCAATCCGACACTGCCGGGATCAGCGTCGCGGCCTAG
- a CDS encoding VOC family protein, giving the protein MKLALDHLVVAAADLDSGTRHVADLLGIAPTGGGAHPRMGTHNRVLGMAGGVYLEVIAIDPDAPAPQRPRWFGLDQPAMRARLAEGPFLAHWAARVEAPADLSAWQARHPDRIAPAIPMTRGDLRWRLTVPDDGSLPAWREAGATAGDGLLPTLIQWDVDAYPGVSLPRQPLTLVALAGTHPRAALLRQGLAWLGAEHLITVEQADGAPCLRATIETPQGIKTLA; this is encoded by the coding sequence ATGAAACTCGCTCTCGATCATCTCGTCGTCGCTGCCGCCGACCTGGACAGCGGCACTCGCCACGTGGCCGACCTGCTGGGCATCGCGCCGACGGGTGGCGGCGCGCATCCCCGCATGGGCACCCACAACCGCGTGCTGGGCATGGCGGGCGGCGTGTACCTGGAAGTGATCGCCATCGACCCGGACGCGCCCGCGCCGCAGCGGCCGCGCTGGTTCGGGCTGGACCAGCCGGCCATGCGGGCGCGCCTGGCCGAAGGGCCGTTCCTGGCGCATTGGGCGGCGCGAGTCGAGGCGCCCGCTGACCTGAGCGCATGGCAGGCGCGGCACCCCGATCGCATCGCGCCCGCCATCCCCATGACCCGCGGCGACCTGCGCTGGCGCCTTACCGTGCCCGACGACGGCAGCCTGCCGGCCTGGCGCGAAGCGGGCGCAACGGCCGGCGACGGCCTGCTGCCGACGCTGATCCAGTGGGATGTGGACGCCTATCCCGGCGTCAGCCTGCCGCGCCAGCCGCTGACCCTGGTGGCGCTGGCCGGCACCCACCCGCGCGCGGCGCTGCTGCGCCAGGGGCTGGCCTGGCTGGGCGCCGAGCATCTCATCACGGTCGAACAGGCCGACGGCGCGCCGTGCCTGCGCGCCACCATCGAAACCCCGCAGGGCATCAAGACCCTGGCCTGA
- a CDS encoding alanyl-tRNA editing protein, whose product MSVTRKRFDDAPYERQCEAIVIAVGADGVELDQTVCYARSGGQAGDSGTLTLADGRVLALTDTVYADERRRIVHVLAEGVAPPPVGERVTVAIDWPRRHRLMRLHTCLHLLGALVPAPVTGCSISPDSARIDFDLPESTLDKADLTERLNALITAATDVTVNAITPEELAAQPDLVRTIGAAPPAGTERIRIIEIPGVDRQPCGGTHVANTGEIGAVTVTKIEKKSRTNRRVVVAFA is encoded by the coding sequence ATGAGCGTGACCCGCAAGCGCTTCGACGACGCGCCCTATGAACGGCAGTGCGAGGCCATCGTCATCGCCGTCGGCGCCGACGGCGTCGAACTGGACCAGACCGTCTGCTACGCCCGCAGCGGCGGCCAGGCGGGCGACAGCGGCACGCTGACCCTGGCCGACGGCCGGGTGCTGGCGCTGACCGACACGGTCTACGCCGACGAGCGTCGCCGCATCGTGCACGTGCTGGCCGAAGGCGTGGCGCCGCCACCAGTGGGCGAACGCGTCACCGTGGCCATCGACTGGCCCCGGCGCCACCGGCTGATGCGGCTGCACACCTGCCTGCACCTGCTCGGCGCGCTGGTGCCCGCGCCGGTCACGGGGTGCAGCATCTCGCCCGACTCGGCGCGCATCGACTTCGACCTGCCCGAGTCGACGCTGGACAAGGCCGACCTGACCGAGCGCCTGAACGCGCTGATCACGGCCGCCACCGACGTCACGGTCAACGCCATCACGCCCGAGGAGCTGGCGGCCCAGCCGGACCTGGTGCGCACCATCGGCGCGGCGCCTCCGGCCGGCACGGAACGCATCCGCATCATCGAGATTCCAGGCGTGGATCGCCAGCCCTGTGGCGGCACGCACGTGGCCAACACGGGCGAAATCGGCGCGGTGACCGTCACCAAGATCGAAAAGAAAAGCCGCACCAACCGCCGCGTGGTGGTGGCGTTCGCCTGA
- a CDS encoding phosphatase PAP2 family protein, with protein MTTNPSLPPAATLAPGAATATTDEFRNPLSTSAWLLAGLGGALVAAVCALWVDLPLAIWIRQSVSDGVNTSFEWIGEMGESGRYIGVALAFYIVGLVGLARGWRNPVRMSYASMARGSLLMLSTMAVGGLVVLVLKRSVARARPELFFEKGIYGLGESFSRANQFNSFPSSHTYAAFAVAVVLGILAPRWRWAFLSLAALVATSRLVNLDHYLSDVLTAAAIAIAVGHLLAPRVLCSKYQWPLRAPWRWWKKG; from the coding sequence ATGACGACGAATCCCTCCCTTCCGCCGGCCGCCACGCTCGCGCCCGGCGCCGCGACCGCCACGACGGACGAGTTCCGCAATCCGCTGTCGACCTCCGCCTGGCTGCTGGCCGGTCTCGGGGGGGCGCTGGTGGCCGCGGTCTGCGCCCTGTGGGTCGACCTGCCGCTGGCGATCTGGATCCGGCAATCGGTCAGCGACGGGGTCAACACCTCGTTCGAGTGGATCGGTGAAATGGGCGAAAGCGGCCGCTACATCGGCGTGGCGCTGGCGTTCTACATCGTCGGCCTGGTCGGCCTGGCGCGCGGCTGGCGCAATCCGGTGCGCATGAGCTACGCCAGCATGGCGCGCGGCAGCCTGCTGATGCTGTCGACCATGGCGGTCGGCGGGCTGGTGGTGCTGGTGCTCAAGCGCTCCGTGGCGCGGGCCCGTCCCGAGCTGTTCTTCGAGAAGGGCATCTACGGGCTGGGCGAGTCGTTCTCGCGCGCCAACCAGTTCAATTCCTTTCCGTCCAGCCACACCTATGCCGCCTTCGCCGTGGCGGTGGTGCTGGGCATCCTGGCGCCGCGCTGGCGCTGGGCCTTCCTGTCGCTGGCCGCGCTGGTGGCGACCAGCCGCCTGGTCAACCTGGACCACTACCTGTCCGACGTGTTGACCGCCGCCGCGATCGCCATCGCCGTGGGTCACCTGCTGGCGCCCCGGGTGCTCTGTAGCAAGTACCAGTGGCCGCTGCGCGCGCCGTGGCGCTGGTGGAAGAAGGGCTGA
- the miaB gene encoding tRNA (N6-isopentenyl adenosine(37)-C2)-methylthiotransferase MiaB encodes MQETSLKRVPHAQDGAAAVPPAPATGAPRKLYIRTFGCQMNEYDSDKMADVLRGDQGLELTDNPEDADVILFNTCSVREKAQEKVFSDLGRVQHLKKTNPNLVIGVGGCVASQEGEAIVKRAPYVDVVFGPQTLHRLPDLIQRRRAEGRSQVDISFPEIEKFDNMPPPRVEGATAFVSIMEGCSKYCSFCVVPYTRGEEVSRPFDDVLVEVADLADQGVKEVTLLGQNVNAYRGRMSDSGEIADFAMLLEYVHEIPGIERIRYTTSHPKEMTQRMVDAYARLPKLVSFLHLPVQAGSDRVLAAMKRGYTTLEFKSVVRRLRAARPDLTLSSDFIVGFPGETEEDFEKTMKLIEDVGFDTSFSFVYSRRPGTPAADLHDDTPQDVKLRRLQRLQALINEQAAAIARNMIGTRQRLLVEGPSRRDPNELMGRTENNRIVNFAAPARLIGQMVDVIITEAHTNSLRARVADVDRDPQEAE; translated from the coding sequence ATGCAAGAAACTTCCCTCAAGCGCGTGCCCCACGCGCAAGACGGCGCCGCCGCCGTCCCGCCCGCCCCCGCCACCGGCGCCCCCCGCAAGCTGTACATCCGCACCTTTGGTTGCCAGATGAACGAGTACGACTCGGACAAGATGGCCGACGTACTGCGCGGCGACCAGGGGCTGGAGCTGACCGATAACCCGGAAGACGCCGACGTCATCCTGTTCAACACCTGTTCGGTGCGCGAAAAGGCCCAGGAAAAGGTCTTTTCCGACCTGGGCCGCGTGCAGCACCTGAAAAAGACCAACCCGAACCTGGTGATCGGCGTGGGCGGCTGTGTCGCCAGCCAGGAAGGCGAGGCCATCGTCAAGCGCGCGCCCTACGTGGACGTGGTGTTCGGCCCGCAGACCCTGCACCGCCTGCCCGACCTGATCCAGCGCCGCCGCGCCGAGGGCCGCTCGCAGGTCGACATCAGCTTCCCGGAGATCGAGAAGTTCGACAACATGCCGCCGCCGCGGGTCGAGGGCGCCACCGCCTTCGTCTCGATCATGGAAGGCTGTAGCAAGTACTGCAGCTTCTGCGTCGTGCCGTACACGCGCGGCGAGGAAGTCTCGCGTCCGTTCGACGACGTGCTGGTCGAAGTGGCCGACCTGGCCGACCAGGGCGTCAAGGAAGTCACCCTGCTGGGCCAGAACGTCAACGCCTACCGCGGCCGCATGAGCGACAGCGGCGAAATCGCCGATTTCGCCATGCTGCTGGAATACGTGCACGAGATCCCCGGCATCGAACGCATCCGCTACACCACCTCGCACCCCAAGGAAATGACCCAGCGCATGGTGGACGCCTACGCCCGCCTGCCCAAGCTGGTGTCGTTCCTGCACCTGCCGGTGCAGGCCGGCAGCGACCGCGTGCTGGCGGCCATGAAGCGCGGCTACACCACGCTGGAATTCAAGTCGGTGGTGCGCCGCCTGCGCGCCGCGCGTCCCGACCTGACGCTGTCGTCGGACTTCATCGTCGGCTTCCCCGGCGAAACCGAGGAAGACTTCGAAAAGACCATGAAGCTGATCGAGGATGTCGGTTTCGACACCTCGTTCTCGTTCGTCTACTCGCGCCGCCCCGGCACGCCGGCCGCCGACCTGCACGACGACACCCCGCAGGACGTCAAGCTGCGCCGCCTGCAGCGCCTGCAGGCGCTGATCAACGAGCAGGCCGCCGCCATCGCCCGCAACATGATCGGCACGCGCCAGCGCCTGCTGGTCGAAGGCCCGTCGCGGCGCGATCCGAACGAGCTGATGGGCCGCACCGAAAACAACCGCATCGTCAATTTCGCCGCGCCCGCGCGGCTCATCGGACAGATGGTCGACGTCATCATCACCGAGGCGCACACCAACTCGTTGCGCGCCCGCGTGGCCGACGTCGACCGCGATCCCCAAGAGGCCGAATGA
- a CDS encoding PhoH family protein, with amino-acid sequence MTTSRPRARRSMPVVVTLDGDNTHLANLCGPLDENLRQLADGMGVKLSRRGSRVTIEGDKAELAGRVLRRFHEQAVHRALSVDDIQLGLVEIGVGRQEEKLQDAPVREADPLPSLDDDSDAIALRTKRSDLRPRTPRQRDYLNNILKHDITFGVGPAGTGKTWLAVACAIDAMERDTVQRLVLTRPAVEAGERLGFLPGDLAQKVDPYLRPLYDALYDLMGFEKVQRLFEKQTIEIAPLAYMRGRTLNHAFVILDEAQNTTPEQMKMFLTRIGFGSKAVITGDPSQVDLPRGQESGLAHAVKVLHDVQGIATTRFTSRDVVRHPLVARIVDAYDRAAENDA; translated from the coding sequence ATGACCACTTCCCGCCCCCGCGCCCGCCGCAGCATGCCCGTCGTCGTCACCCTGGACGGCGACAACACCCACCTGGCCAACCTGTGCGGCCCGCTGGACGAGAACCTGCGCCAGCTCGCCGACGGCATGGGCGTGAAGCTCTCGCGCCGCGGCAGCCGCGTCACCATCGAAGGCGACAAGGCCGAACTGGCCGGCCGCGTGCTGCGCCGTTTCCACGAGCAGGCGGTGCACCGCGCCCTGTCGGTCGACGACATCCAGCTGGGGCTGGTCGAGATCGGCGTCGGCCGCCAGGAAGAAAAGCTGCAGGATGCGCCGGTTCGCGAGGCCGATCCGCTGCCGTCGCTGGACGACGACAGCGACGCCATCGCCCTGCGCACCAAGCGCAGCGACCTGCGGCCGCGCACGCCGCGCCAGCGCGACTACCTGAACAACATCCTCAAGCACGACATCACCTTCGGCGTGGGTCCGGCCGGCACCGGCAAGACCTGGCTGGCGGTGGCCTGCGCCATCGATGCGATGGAGCGCGACACGGTGCAACGCCTGGTGCTGACGCGCCCGGCGGTCGAGGCCGGCGAGCGCCTGGGCTTCCTGCCCGGCGACCTGGCGCAGAAGGTCGACCCTTACCTGCGCCCGCTGTACGACGCCCTGTACGACCTGATGGGCTTCGAGAAGGTGCAGCGGCTGTTCGAGAAGCAGACCATCGAGATCGCCCCGCTGGCCTACATGCGCGGCCGCACGCTGAACCACGCCTTCGTCATCCTGGACGAGGCGCAGAACACCACGCCGGAACAGATGAAGATGTTCCTGACGCGCATCGGCTTCGGCAGCAAGGCCGTCATCACCGGCGACCCGTCGCAGGTGGACCTGCCGCGCGGCCAGGAAAGCGGCCTGGCGCACGCGGTCAAGGTGCTGCACGACGTGCAGGGCATCGCCACCACCCGCTTCACCAGCCGCGACGTGGTGCGCCATCCGCTGGTGGCGCGCATCGTCGATGCCTATGACCGGGCCGCGGAAAATGACGCCTGA
- the ybeY gene encoding rRNA maturation RNase YbeY: MTPELSLSVQYGVEEPRLPRWRLRRWAERALAAAAEDGLVEFSAAELSLRLVGAAEGRRLNRDFRQRDYATNVLTFEYGVDPLGVARGDIVMCVPVLVREAREQRKALLDHAAHLTLHGVLHSLGYDHIKARDARRMEALETATLARMGIADPYLAA; this comes from the coding sequence ATGACGCCTGAACTGTCCCTGTCCGTCCAGTACGGGGTCGAGGAACCCCGCCTGCCGCGCTGGCGCCTGCGCCGCTGGGCCGAGCGCGCGCTGGCCGCCGCGGCCGAGGATGGCCTGGTGGAATTCAGCGCCGCCGAGCTCAGCCTGCGCCTGGTGGGCGCGGCCGAGGGACGCCGCCTGAACCGCGACTTCCGCCAGCGCGACTACGCCACCAACGTGCTGACCTTCGAGTACGGCGTCGATCCGCTGGGCGTGGCGCGCGGCGACATCGTGATGTGCGTGCCGGTGCTGGTGCGCGAGGCCCGCGAGCAGCGCAAGGCGCTGCTGGACCACGCCGCCCACCTGACGCTGCACGGCGTGCTGCATTCGCTCGGCTACGACCACATCAAGGCGCGCGACGCCCGCCGCATGGAAGCGCTGGAAACCGCCACGCTGGCGCGCATGGGCATCGCCGATCCCTATCTTGCCGCCTGA
- a CDS encoding HlyC/CorC family transporter produces MSDPYPAPEATPSRSSKPATKSLLDRLLSLVRREPEDREGIKAVLEAAHDRDLLDAESYKMIKGALAVSEGTVGDIMVPRSRMDLLDVTQPIPYLVATVIETAHSRFPVYEGDRDNIIGILLAKDLLRCMLEPDIEVRTLVRPAVFIPESKRLNVLLHEFRASRNHQAIVIDEHGGISGLVTMEDVLEQIVGDIEDEFDETEEDSIFPEGENQWRVLAATDISHFNDVFGCQLPDDEYDSVGGWMGGQLGRIPRRGDSAEFDGLKLEVARGDARRAIWLRVKRVAPSRGVPPDTDA; encoded by the coding sequence ATGTCTGACCCTTATCCTGCTCCCGAAGCGACTCCCTCTCGCTCATCCAAACCCGCCACCAAATCCCTTCTAGACCGTCTGCTTTCCCTCGTGCGCCGCGAGCCCGAGGACCGTGAAGGCATCAAGGCCGTCCTGGAAGCCGCGCATGACCGCGACCTGCTGGACGCGGAGTCCTACAAGATGATCAAGGGCGCGCTGGCCGTGTCCGAAGGCACTGTCGGCGACATCATGGTGCCGCGCTCGCGCATGGACCTGCTCGACGTCACGCAGCCCATTCCCTACCTGGTGGCCACCGTGATCGAAACCGCCCACTCGCGGTTCCCGGTGTACGAGGGCGACCGCGACAACATCATCGGCATCCTGCTGGCCAAGGACTTGCTGCGCTGCATGCTGGAACCCGACATCGAGGTTCGCACGCTGGTGCGCCCGGCGGTGTTCATCCCCGAATCCAAGCGCCTGAACGTGCTGCTGCACGAGTTCCGCGCCAGCCGCAACCATCAGGCCATCGTCATCGACGAGCATGGCGGCATCTCCGGCCTGGTCACGATGGAAGACGTGCTGGAACAGATCGTCGGCGATATCGAAGACGAATTCGACGAAACCGAGGAAGACTCGATCTTCCCCGAAGGCGAGAACCAGTGGCGCGTCCTGGCCGCCACCGACATCTCGCACTTCAACGACGTGTTCGGCTGCCAGTTGCCCGACGACGAATACGACAGCGTCGGCGGCTGGATGGGCGGCCAGTTGGGCCGCATCCCGCGCCGCGGCGACAGCGCCGAATTCGACGGCCTGAAACTGGAAGTGGCGCGCGGCGACGCCCGTCGCGCCATCTGGCTGCGCGTCAAGCGCGTCGCGCCGTCCCGCGGCGTTCCGCCCGATACCGACGCATGA